The nucleotide window ACTCAAACTTGCGGGAAAACCATGTAAAATATGTTCCTTTTCTTCATTGGAATTAATATCATATGAAATAAGATGTCCATTTTTGCTTTGAAAAAGCAATATATTATTCTTCCAAACAGCAAGCGGTGATTCAACAGGAACAACTCTGATTGTGTTTTTCAATATCCATGACTTGCTTACACCGTACTCCTCCATCACCCAAACATGGACTTTATCTTTTATTGGATCAATAGTAGAAATAGGGTTAGGGTAACAAATCAATGTCAGATGCCCCCTTAATATTACAAGACCAAAATATTGCTCATTGGTTAGAATATTACAAACATCAGGCATTTTTATAATACGAAAAATCTCAGTGCACATGTCAAAACAAAGAATAACTATCGACATATCTGTCGTTGCAAACCAATGAACCACTTCCTTGTATAACATCTCAGAACAAGGTAACCAATAAATCAATGGCAAATTTACATGCTCCACTTCTCTCCAACAATCCATGctaaaatcataaacatcaattTTACTTTCTCTGGGACCAGGATAATCATCAGAAGGATTCCAAAATATTTCAGAAATCCTAACAATTTTATAGTATTTTGCAATTGAGTCGAAGCCAAATCCAATCCCTTCAACGGAACGATGAAAACCTTGTGGACAACCAAACGGGCAAGGGGGGAGCAATCTAAAGTTTCTAGTAGCtggattaaataaaataatggttATGGAATCTGTTAAGGCAATCAAACCATGACAAGGACCGACTAGTGGATAAAAAGTACATTTAAAATTGGAGGACATATATGTTATGTTTATATCTGGAAAAAGAGGGTTAaaagcatcatcatcatcaccagaaagaaaagacaaaacatttatAAATCCATTTGGTTCTTGTTTGATGGAGTGCTTGAAGAGAATGAATTCATCTTGTATGGTAGTTTGGTAGTTGAGATGAAGATGTATAAATGTGGTGGATTGTATGAGAGTGTACCAAACTTTAGAGATGCATTTCAATCGTATAAGAGATTTTGCTGGAAATTTTAATAGTATATTTCTCACCAAATCGTCGGGAAATTTCCTTATTATTCCATTCACCATTGATCCTTTATTCTCAAGAACACGCAGTGAATTGCATCGTTCTTAATGGTGATTGTTTGTATTGTAACAACTTTAGTGCCTAGAAAGAGGATTTTTCATCACATGTGTAGCTCTTTAACGAACAAAGTTTTCAAACGTCCAATTTTGTGATTTAGAGTGTTCCAcggagaaaaaatataaaataaaataaaatttagaggTATAAGAACTATATATGAGAGTCCCATTTACTATATCATAAAGCTCTTTCAaaataagcacaccataagatgTTGCACCCTCTAGCTGTTTAAATTTATGTAACTAGTTATTATGTGGAGAGCCAAACGACACCTTCATTAATCATAATTGTtgtaaaattctttttaaataatttgaattgttAAATATGGTCATTAATAGTATTTTACGTAGTTTCTGAAACTGAAAgtcttatttcaaaaatactAAAAACACCCTATCCAAATTCAcatacaaattttattagtttgatccTAGTAAACATAAATTGAACCAAAAAGAGCCTCCTGATGCTAAGAAAATTGGACAGATATTTCAATTGGGATAAGTCATAGAAaattattatcaataaattgGTATTAACATAATTGTCATCATGTTTTTCCTTATAGTGACAACAACACAAGGACTAGTACCACCTCATTGTTGTCATTCCCCTGTGTTTATTTGATGTCCTTTTAAAGACAGTGGTGTTCATAACATTCCATTGCCTTCCATCAATAATTTttccacacacaaaaaaaatctgCAGCTAAAACATCCATGATGAATCATCTTGTTTGCTTGATTCACTATAACAAATTCGATTATCAGggacaaataattttatcatttataaatcatatttcttcACTAAAAATCTTGTGAGACGAAAAATAATTCGTCAATCAGTGGTCACTAAATGTGTGTcgctaaaagtatacaaaaacgatttagtgcttcgtcgctaaaagtattatattaactacaaaaaaaaaatcatcctcaaatacttaaacatttgtgacaaatttatttgtcgtaaaaagtatttttttttatagttaataGTATGCTTTGTCATGAAAAAGGTTATTACTAACGACAAAATTATATCGTCgctaattattttacttcaatcaGCGACAAAATCAATTGTCTCTaaagttatatgtatttcgtAGATGAACAAAATCTGATTTCTTCACtaatgactatattttatatacaaaaaattattttgttattaaatgtattaattagggataaatttattattataaaaaaagttaattttccTATGATCCCATCTCAATTTTTAAAACCCCTCTCCCTAGGAGATCCCACATTATGTGGCTCCCACATTATGTGGCTCCCACATTATGCTTTCTTGGGGACTCGAACTCACAACCTTAAGGTTGGAAGTGAggagtgcttaccatccgatCAACTCTTTCTTGACtctcattattattttatttttaacctcattcacttctttcaaatttaacttctgtggaaataatatattatatgattatttatacacatacacaaatgcatgaaatttaccacccacaattcattcaaatgtagattatattttaattaaattgtatatttttaaaaatatctttaaatatattcagtacgattctgtcattttatttatttatttttataaattttaaaaattattcagtacaattataaatttatataaaattaaactttcgattttattaaaaaaaattgaataatcggTTCAATTCGATCAGtaaatcaattgttttgaaaaaaacattGATACCCATAACAATAGTActtcatcataatatatttgaagtCCTAGTTggttcatttctttcattttcatttgttctttcattttttagtttaattcaattttcatactgatggaaaaagttaatagaaattcatgaaataagTTGCACCTTTGCAAAGTCTAAGTTTGTAAGTCGATGTTATCTCTGTATAGTTGTTCTACGTACGTATGTGAAATTATTgttaaatatgtacatatttttcTTGTGATTCTTGGTTAGCTGACTAAGAGCGGATGGGGCGGGCAAGGAGAGCGGCATTGCTATAGGTTCGATTCATCAATGTCGGTATCTCAGTCACAGATTGATGTGGCCATGGAGTGGGGAATAGCCCTCGTCTCATGTAAGACAACTAAATGCACCTCGAGGTGCTGCCGAGGAACTGAGGGACTATAAGTTTTTTCTAATGGATCCGCAATTACATTAAAGTT belongs to Solanum stenotomum isolate F172 chromosome 1, ASM1918654v1, whole genome shotgun sequence and includes:
- the LOC125843242 gene encoding F-box protein CPR1-like, whose product is MVNGIIRKFPDDLVRNILLKFPAKSLIRLKCISKVWYTLIQSTTFIHLHLNYQTTIQDEFILFKHSIKQEPNGFINVLSFLSGDDDDAFNPLFPDINITYMSSNFKCTFYPLVGPCHGLIALTDSITIILFNPATRNFRLLPPCPFGCPQGFHRSVEGIGFGFDSIAKYYKIVRISEIFWNPSDDYPGPRESKIDVYDFSMDCWREVEHVNLPLIYWLPCSEMLYKEVVHWFATTDMSIVILCFDMCTEIFRIIKMPDVCNILTNEQYFGLVILRGHLTLICYPNPISTIDPIKDKVHVWVMEEYGVSKSWILKNTIRVVPVESPLAVWKNNILLFQSKNGHLISYDINSNEEKEHILHGFPASLSVIVYKECLTSIPQGSHNTSKVQNF